In Solanum lycopersicum chromosome 5, SLM_r2.1, the following are encoded in one genomic region:
- the ARF19B gene encoding auxin response factor 19b isoform X1, protein MKTPGNGAGGGNVNPAEGEKKNLNPELWQACAGPLVNLPVAGTHVVYFPQGHSEQVAASIKKDVEAQIPNYPNLPAKLICLLHNVTLHADPETDEVYAQMTLQPVPSFDKEALLRSDLSMKANKPQPEFFCKTLTASDTSTHGGFSVPRRAAEKIFPPLDYSLQPPAQELVARDLHDNIWTFRHVYRGQPKRHLLTTGWSLVVSGKRLFAGDSVLFIRDEKHQFLLGIRKANRQPTNLSSSVLSSDSMHIGILAAAAHAAANNSPFTVFYNPRAGPSEFVIPLAKYYKATYSSQISLGMRFRMMFETEESGTRRYMGTITGISDLDPVRWKNSQWRNLQVGWDESTAGERINRVSIWEIEPITAPFLICSSPFFSSKRPRQPGMPDGDYSDMDGMFKRTMPWLGDDFGMADPQGLPGLSLIQWMNMQKNPSLANPMIPNYMNSLSGSALQNLAGADLSRQLGMAAPQFQQQQQMQHNLQFNNAHRPNQQLDQLQKLPAAALNSLDSIMQSQQQLSDVSQQPRQNLTTQSLPTTQVHTQHIQAQSLGQSQNVLPPQQSVQNQNQLQRNLPQSLSQQHPQQQILGQTQQQSFMSSQAPDPVNQQQHFSDNQAQLQMLQKLHQQQKSLLAQQSGLQQPSQLGSIQDHQKQLMDASQNFSRSLATNQMLDASQTTSTSLPHSQVVQQQMTRINSPSNLRFSQPTQQPKLQQQQSGNLSDLSGPVNYPLPRTSYQLSANGSNLTGTAGGGQSVVIDDVPSWSTSVSTNNCHSVVQPNMNGRITGARDEMTHCSGPLEVMSANNNLQPKSDVKPSVNVVSKSQNHGFLAPQTLNTSGIQFDYLDSSSSATSACLSQNDVQLQQTATDPLSGSSQPLIFRDSPDGGEVQGDPRNNVAFGAANMENNQLGLPMIPDPLITKSSMGSRKDFSDNLSSGGGMLSSYENPKEAQPELLASMASDYVTFNSIDSTINDGSFMDRGAWEPPPQLPRLRTYTKVYKRGAVGRSIDIARYSGYEELKLDLARRFGIEGQLEDRQRIGWKLVYVDHENDVLLVGDDPWEEFVSCVRCIKILSPQEVQQMSLDGDFGGSVLQNQDCSSSDAGDV, encoded by the exons ATGAAGACGCCGGGAAATGGTGCCGGTGGTGGCAATGTTAATCCAGCTGAAG GAGAGAAGAAGAACTTAAATCCAGAGCTATGGCAAGCTTGCGCCGGACCTCTGGTGAACTTGCCTGTTGCTGGAACACATGTTGTCTACTTTCCTCAAGGCCACAGTGAACAG GTTGCTGCATCTATCAAGAAGGATGTGGAAGCCCAAATTCCAAACTATCCAAACCTGCCGGCAAAGTTAATTTGTCTTCTGCACAATGTTACCCTTCAT GCTGATCCTGAAACAGATGAAGTGTATGCTCAAATGACACTACAACCAGTTCCTTCA TTTGACAAGGAGGCAttattgaggtcagatttgtcTATGAAAGCAAATAAACCACAACCAGAATTTTTTTGCAAAACCTTGACGGCAAGTGATACTAGCACTCATGGTGGTTTCTCTGTACCTCGGCGTGCAGCTGAGAAAATATTCCCTCCTTTG GATTACTCTCTGCAGCCACCTGCTCAAGAACTTGTGGCTAGAGACTTGCATGATAACATATGGACTTTCCGACATGTTTATCGAG GGCAACCGAAACGACACTTATTAACAACCGGGTGGAGCCTAGTTGTGAGTGGAAAAAGGCTTTTTGCAGGTGACTCGGTCTTGTTTATTAG GGATGAAAAACATCAGTTTCTACTAGGAATTAGAAAGGCTAATAGGCAGCCTACCAACTTATCGTCATCAGTGTTATcaagtgatagcatgcatattGGTATCCTAGCAGCAGCAGCACATGCAGCTGCAAACAACAGTCCTTTCACTGTCTTCTATAACCCAAG GGCTGGTCCTTCTGAATTTGTAATTCCTTTAGCAAAGTACTACAAAGCAACTTATAGCAGTCAAATATCTCTTGGCATGAGGTTTCGCATGATGTTTGAGACTGAAGAATCTGGAACTAGAAGGTATATGGGCACAATTACTGGCATTAGTGATCTGGATCCAGTGAGGTGGAAGAACTCTCAATGGCGGAATTTGCAG GTTGGTTGGGATGAGTCGACTGCTGGAGAGAGGATCAACCGAGTCTCTATTTGGGAGATTGAACCGATAACAGCACCATTTTTGATCTGTTCTAGTCCATTCTTCAGTTCCAAGCGTCCAAGGCAACCCGGAATGCCAG ATGGTGATTATTCTGATATGGATGGCATGTTCAAGAGGACAATGCCATGGCTTGGTGATGATTTTGGCATGGCAGATCCTCAAGGTCTGCCTGGTCTTAGCTTAATCCAATGGATGAACATGCAGAAGAATCCTTCTTTGGCTAACCCGATGATCCCCAACTATATGAATTCCCTATCTGGTTCTGCTCTACAAAACCTTGCTGGAGCAGACCTATCACGCCAGTTAGGTATGGCAGCACCGCAATTTCAGCAGCAGCAGCAAATGCAGCACAACTTGCAGTTCAATAATGCCCATAGGCCAAACCAGCAGCTTGACCAGCTCCAGAAGTTACCAGCAGCAGCGCTGAACTCGTTAGACTCTATTATGCAATCACAGCAACAGTTATCTGATGTCAGTCAGCAACCAAGACAAAATCTAACTACTCAGTCACTGCCTACAACCCAAGTTCACACACAGCATATACAAGCGCAGAGTCTTGGGCAATCTCAGAACGTTCTTCCGCCGCAACAATcagttcaaaatcaaaaccaactGCAAAGAAACCTCCCCCAGAGCCTATCACAGCAACATCCACAACAACAGATTCTGGGTCAGACTCAGCAGCAAAGTTTCATGTCATCCCAGGCCCCAGATCCAGTTAACCAACAACAGCATTTCTCTGATAACCAAGCACAGCTTCAAATGCTACAAAAACTACATCAACAACAAAAATCACTTCTAGCACAACAATCTGGATTACAGCAACCTTCACAACTTGGGTCAATCCAGGATCACCAGAAGCAGCTCATGGATGCATCACAGAACTTTTCCAGGTCACTTGCGACAAACCAAATGTTGGATGCGTCTCAAACCACGTCCACTTCACTTCCTCACTCGCAAGTTGTTCAGCAGCAAATGACGAGAATAAATAGTCCGTCCAATCTTCGGTTTTCCCAGCCAACTCAGCAACCAAAGCTTCAGCAGCAGCAATCTGGTAACCTGTCAGACCTATCTGGACCAGTTAACTACCCTCTACCCCGAACGTCTTATCAGCTTTCCGCAAATGGCAGTAATTTAACAGGAACTGCAGGGGGAGGGCAGTCTGTGGTAATTGATGATGTCCCATCATGGTCCACCTCGGTTTCCACTAATAACTGTCATAGTGTAGTTCAGCCAAATATGAATGGTCGAATCACAGGTGCACGGGATGAAATGACCCACTGTTCTGGACCCTTAGAAGTTATGTCTGCAAATAACAACCTGCAGCCAAAGTCTGATGTTAAACCTTCAGTAAACGTCGTCTCCAAGAGCCAGAACCATGGGTTTTTGGCACCTCAAACTCTTAACACTTCAGGAATACAGTTTGATTATTTGGATAGTTCATCTTCAGCAACTTCAGCTTGCCTTTCCCAAAATGATGTTCAATTGCAGCAGACTGCTACAGACCCATTATCTGGCAGTTCTCAGCCATTGATATTCAGAGATAGTCCAGATGGAGGAGAAGTTCAGGGTGACCCGAGAAACAATGTAGCTTTTGGAGCAGCAAACATGGAAAATAATCAGTTAGGACTGCCTATGATACCTGATCCTTTGATCACTAAAAGCTCAATGGGATCAAGGAAGGATTTCTCAGACAATCTCTCATCAGGAGGCGGCATGCTCTCCAGCTATGAGAACCCCAAGGAAGCACAGCCTGAACTCTTGGCCTCAATGGCTTCCGATTATGTCACCTTTAATTCAATTGATTCTACTATCAATGATGGTAGCTTCATGGATAGAGGCGCCTGGGAGCCACCACCTCAACTGCCTCGTTTGCGGACATATACCAAG GTGTACAAGCGTGGTGCAGTAGGAAGATCAATTGATATTGCACGGTACTCAGGCTATGAGGAACTTAAACTAGATTTGGCTCGTAGATTCGGTATAGAGGGACAACTGGAGGACAGACAAAGAATAGGATGGAAGCTTGTGTATGTTGATCACGAAAACGATGTTCTCCTGGTTGGTGATGACCCCTGGGA GGAATTCGTGAGCTGTGTCCGCTGCATCAAGATTCTTTCTCCACAAGAAGTTCAACAAATGAGCTTGGATGGAGATTTTGGAGGTAGTGTCCTTCAAAACCAAGATTGTAGCAGTTCAGACGCGGGAGATGTGTAA
- the ARF19B gene encoding auxin response factor 19b (The RefSeq protein has 7 substitutions compared to this genomic sequence), which translates to MLNCIELKKAGEKKNLNPELWQACAGPLVNLPVAGTHVVYFPQGHSEQVAASIKKDVEAQIPNYPNLPAKLICLLHNVTLHADPETDEVYAQMTLQPVPSFDKEALLRSDLSMKANKPQPEFFCKTLTASDTSTHGGFSVPRRAAEKIFPPLDYSLQPPAQELVARDLHDNIWTFRHVYRGQPKRHLLTTGWSLVVSGKRLFAGDSVLFIRDEKHQFLLGIRKANRQPTNLSSSVLSSDSMHIGILAAAAHAAANNSPFTVFYNPRAGPSEFVIPLAKYYKATYSSQISLGMRFRMMFETEESGTRRYMGTITGISDLDPVRWKNSQWRNLQVGWDESTAGERINRVSIWEIEPITAPFLICSSPFFSSKRPRQPGMPDGDYSDMDGMFKRTMPWLGDDFGMADPQGLPGLSLIQWMNMQKNPSLANPMIPNYMNSLSGSALQNLAGADLSRQLGMAAPQFQQQQQMQHNLQFNNAHRPNQQLDQLQKLPAAALNSLDSIMQSQQQLSDVSQQPRQNLTTQSLPTTQVHTQHMQAQSLGQSQNVLPPQQSVQNQNQLQRNLPQSLSQQHPQQQILGQTQQQSFISSQPPDPVNQQQHFSDNQAQLQMLQKPHQQQKSLLAQQSGLQQPSQLGSIQDHQKQLMDASQNFSRSLATNQMLDVSQTTSTSLPHSQVVQQQMTRINSPSNLRFSQPTQQPKLQQQQSGNLSDLSGPVNYPLPRTSYQLSANGSNLTGTAGGGQSVVIDDVPSWSTSVFTNNCHSVVQPNMNGRITGARDEMTHCSGPLEVMSANNNLQPKSDVKPSVNVVSKSQNHGFLAPQTLNTSGIQFDYLDSSSSATSACLSQNDVQLQQTATDPLSGSSQPLIFRDSPDGGEVQGDPRNNVAFGAANMENNQLGLPMIPDPLITKSSMGSRKDFSDNLSSGGGMLSSYENPKEAQPELLASMASDYVTFNSIDSTINDGSFMDRGAWEPPPQLPRLRTYTKVYKRGAVGRSIDIARYSGYEELKLDLARRFGIEGQLEDRQRIGWKLVYVDHENDVLLVGDDPWEEFVSCVRCIKILSPQEVQQMSLDGDFGGSVLQNQDCSSSDAGDV; encoded by the exons ATGTTAAACTATATTGAGTTGAAAAAAG CAGGAGAGAAGAAGAACTTAAATCCAGAGCTATGGCAAGCTTGCGCCGGACCTCTGGTGAACTTGCCTGTTGCTGGAACACATGTTGTCTACTTTCCTCAAGGCCACAGTGAACAG GTTGCTGCATCTATCAAGAAGGATGTGGAAGCCCAAATTCCAAACTATCCAAACCTGCCGGCAAAGTTAATTTGTCTTCTGCACAATGTTACCCTTCAT GCTGATCCTGAAACAGATGAAGTGTATGCTCAAATGACACTACAACCAGTTCCTTCA TTTGACAAGGAGGCAttattgaggtcagatttgtcTATGAAAGCAAATAAACCACAACCAGAATTTTTTTGCAAAACCTTGACGGCAAGTGATACTAGCACTCATGGTGGTTTCTCTGTACCTCGGCGTGCAGCTGAGAAAATATTCCCTCCTTTG GATTACTCTCTGCAGCCACCTGCTCAAGAACTTGTGGCTAGAGACTTGCATGATAACATATGGACTTTCCGACATGTTTATCGAG GGCAACCGAAACGACACTTATTAACAACCGGGTGGAGCCTAGTTGTGAGTGGAAAAAGGCTTTTTGCAGGTGACTCGGTCTTGTTTATTAG GGATGAAAAACATCAGTTTCTACTAGGAATTAGAAAGGCTAATAGGCAGCCTACCAACTTATCGTCATCAGTGTTATcaagtgatagcatgcatattGGTATCCTAGCAGCAGCAGCACATGCAGCTGCAAACAACAGTCCTTTCACTGTCTTCTATAACCCAAG GGCTGGTCCTTCTGAATTTGTAATTCCTTTAGCAAAGTACTACAAAGCAACTTATAGCAGTCAAATATCTCTTGGCATGAGGTTTCGCATGATGTTTGAGACTGAAGAATCTGGAACTAGAAGGTATATGGGCACAATTACTGGCATTAGTGATCTGGATCCAGTGAGGTGGAAGAACTCTCAATGGCGGAATTTGCAG GTTGGTTGGGATGAGTCGACTGCTGGAGAGAGGATCAACCGAGTCTCTATTTGGGAGATTGAACCGATAACAGCACCATTTTTGATCTGTTCTAGTCCATTCTTCAGTTCCAAGCGTCCAAGGCAACCCGGAATGCCAG ATGGTGATTATTCTGATATGGATGGCATGTTCAAGAGGACAATGCCATGGCTTGGTGATGATTTTGGCATGGCAGATCCTCAAGGTCTGCCTGGTCTTAGCTTAATCCAATGGATGAACATGCAGAAGAATCCTTCTTTGGCTAACCCGATGATCCCCAACTATATGAATTCCCTATCTGGTTCTGCTCTACAAAACCTTGCTGGAGCAGACCTATCACGCCAGTTAGGTATGGCAGCACCGCAATTTCAGCAGCAGCAGCAAATGCAGCACAACTTGCAGTTCAATAATGCCCATAGGCCAAACCAGCAGCTTGACCAGCTCCAGAAGTTACCAGCAGCAGCGCTGAACTCGTTAGACTCTATTATGCAATCACAGCAACAGTTATCTGATGTCAGTCAGCAACCAAGACAAAATCTAACTACTCAGTCACTGCCTACAACCCAAGTTCACACACAGCATATACAAGCGCAGAGTCTTGGGCAATCTCAGAACGTTCTTCCGCCGCAACAATcagttcaaaatcaaaaccaactGCAAAGAAACCTCCCCCAGAGCCTATCACAGCAACATCCACAACAACAGATTCTGGGTCAGACTCAGCAGCAAAGTTTCATGTCATCCCAGGCCCCAGATCCAGTTAACCAACAACAGCATTTCTCTGATAACCAAGCACAGCTTCAAATGCTACAAAAACTACATCAACAACAAAAATCACTTCTAGCACAACAATCTGGATTACAGCAACCTTCACAACTTGGGTCAATCCAGGATCACCAGAAGCAGCTCATGGATGCATCACAGAACTTTTCCAGGTCACTTGCGACAAACCAAATGTTGGATGCGTCTCAAACCACGTCCACTTCACTTCCTCACTCGCAAGTTGTTCAGCAGCAAATGACGAGAATAAATAGTCCGTCCAATCTTCGGTTTTCCCAGCCAACTCAGCAACCAAAGCTTCAGCAGCAGCAATCTGGTAACCTGTCAGACCTATCTGGACCAGTTAACTACCCTCTACCCCGAACGTCTTATCAGCTTTCCGCAAATGGCAGTAATTTAACAGGAACTGCAGGGGGAGGGCAGTCTGTGGTAATTGATGATGTCCCATCATGGTCCACCTCGGTTTCCACTAATAACTGTCATAGTGTAGTTCAGCCAAATATGAATGGTCGAATCACAGGTGCACGGGATGAAATGACCCACTGTTCTGGACCCTTAGAAGTTATGTCTGCAAATAACAACCTGCAGCCAAAGTCTGATGTTAAACCTTCAGTAAACGTCGTCTCCAAGAGCCAGAACCATGGGTTTTTGGCACCTCAAACTCTTAACACTTCAGGAATACAGTTTGATTATTTGGATAGTTCATCTTCAGCAACTTCAGCTTGCCTTTCCCAAAATGATGTTCAATTGCAGCAGACTGCTACAGACCCATTATCTGGCAGTTCTCAGCCATTGATATTCAGAGATAGTCCAGATGGAGGAGAAGTTCAGGGTGACCCGAGAAACAATGTAGCTTTTGGAGCAGCAAACATGGAAAATAATCAGTTAGGACTGCCTATGATACCTGATCCTTTGATCACTAAAAGCTCAATGGGATCAAGGAAGGATTTCTCAGACAATCTCTCATCAGGAGGCGGCATGCTCTCCAGCTATGAGAACCCCAAGGAAGCACAGCCTGAACTCTTGGCCTCAATGGCTTCCGATTATGTCACCTTTAATTCAATTGATTCTACTATCAATGATGGTAGCTTCATGGATAGAGGCGCCTGGGAGCCACCACCTCAACTGCCTCGTTTGCGGACATATACCAAG GTGTACAAGCGTGGTGCAGTAGGAAGATCAATTGATATTGCACGGTACTCAGGCTATGAGGAACTTAAACTAGATTTGGCTCGTAGATTCGGTATAGAGGGACAACTGGAGGACAGACAAAGAATAGGATGGAAGCTTGTGTATGTTGATCACGAAAACGATGTTCTCCTGGTTGGTGATGACCCCTGGGA GGAATTCGTGAGCTGTGTCCGCTGCATCAAGATTCTTTCTCCACAAGAAGTTCAACAAATGAGCTTGGATGGAGATTTTGGAGGTAGTGTCCTTCAAAACCAAGATTGTAGCAGTTCAGACGCGGGAGATGTGTAA